In Terriglobales bacterium, the sequence GCAACTCTATGCGGCCATGCAGAGCGCACGAGCCGCAGGACTTGAGGTATTGGCCGCCAAAGCGGCCTACCTCCCAACGCTTACACTCGATTATTTCTACGGCATCGACGCGAATCATTTCGCGCTCCACAGTCCAAGCGCCGAAGGGCTTATTCCAAATCTGGGATATTCGGCGAGCGCAACGCTGAACATTCCAATATGGAACTGGGGTGCAACGCGGAGCAAGGTCCGCCAGAGCGAATTGCGGCGAGAACAGGTGCAGATCGAACTATCAGCCGCACATCGTAAGCTGATAGCCGACCTGAAAAGCTTTTATGCAGAAGCCGAGGGTGCAAAGATCCAACTGGATGTCCTGCAACAATCGGCCGATCTGGCAGCCGAAAGTGTGCGGCTTACGAGCCTGCGATATCAGGCTGGCGAAGCCACGGCCCTGGAAGTCGTCGATGCGCAGAATTCACTCGTTTCGGCACGCAACAATTACGACGACGGCGAAGCTCGATATAGGCTGGCCATCGCTAATCTGCAGACTTTGACCGGGATCTTCTAATTCAATGGCAACTCGACGGCTTGTGCATTCAATTCTAGGGTTTGCTGTCCTTAGTTTCCTTCCGCTCGCCGCCTGCTCAAAGCAGCAGGCCGAACCGCAGCCGATCGTGTCGGTGCAGGCTGCGCCGGTGAAACAGGGAAGCATTTCACAAACCGTGACAGCCGATGCGGTCTTATACCCGATCAATCAGGCGACGATCACGCCTAAGATCGCCGCGCCTGTGCTCAAGACTTACGTCACCCGCGGATCGAAGGTTCGTCAGGGCCAGTTGCTGGTGACCCTCGAAAACAGAGATCTGACGGCGGCACAAGAGGAGAATCGGGGAAACTTCGAGACCGTGCAGGCGCAAACTGCAATAGCGAAGCAGAACTCCATACCTGAAGAACTGACGAAAGCAGAGTCAGACACGAAGGCAGCAAAAGAAAGCCTCGACGTCCAGCAAAAGCTCTTTGATAGCCGTCAAAATCTGTTCAATCAGGGCGCAATTCCGCGCAAGGATCTCGATGCGGCGGCAGTCACTCTGGTGCAGGCTCGCGCTCAGTATGAACAGGCGCAGAAGCATTTCGACGGATTGAAAGCCGGTGGAAATCAATATGCGCTCAACTCCGCTGGCGGGCAACTCGTCGCCGCAGAGGGGAAATACAAGGGGGCGCAGGCTCAACTTCAATATTCCCAAATCCGCAGTCCCATCGATGGTGTGGTCACGGATGGACCGCTGTATCCAGGAATGCTGCCGACGGTGGGCGCGCCTCTCATCACCGTGATGAACCTGTCGCAAATGATCGCGAAGGCGCATATTCCCCAGAATCAGGCATCGTTACTGAAGAAGGGCGATGATGCGACCGTCAAGATGGTGGGCCTTGAGGACGAAATCAAAGGTAAAGTCATTCTGGTCAGCCCAGCCCTCGATCCTGGTAGTACCACCGTCGAAGTCTGGGTACAAGCTGCTAATCCGAAGGGCGCACTGAAAGCGGGGTCGTCAGCCTCACTCTCGATGGTCGCGCATACCGTGCCCGATGCACTCGTTGTCCCGGCTGAAGCGTTGGTTACCGATGAGGGAGGCAAGAAGTCCGTTATGGTTATCGGCGGCGACGGCGTCGCCAACAAACGGGAAGTCGAGACCGGTGTACAAACCGCCGACTCCGTGCAGATCGTGAGCGGAGTGAAGCCGGGGGAGCAGGTAGTGAGCACGGGCGCGTACGGCTTGCCAGACAAGACCAAAGTAAAGGTTGAGGCGCCCGCCGCTCCTGGCAAGGAAGGCGGCGACGAGGGCAAAGACAAAGGCGAAGGCGGGAGCGAGCCGTAAGCATGGCGACGAAGATCACGCCAATTGACGAAGTGCAACGCCTTCCTGTTCCGTTGCCCGACTATTGGTTCTCGCGTTTTTCGAAGCCGCTTATCTTTCTAATCATCGCGTTGGCGATCATGGGAGCGTATCTCGCGTTCACCATCCCCGTCGCTGTTTTCCCGGAAGTGAACTTTCCCCGCATCATTATCGGCATCGACAACGGTGTGATGCCGATCGATCAGATGATGGTCACGATCACACGCCCGGTAGAGGATGCGGTGAACAGCGTTCCCGGATTGCAGCGGGTAAACTCCATAACCAGTCGTGGCTCTGCGGAAATCGACCTCTTCTTCAACTGGAACGTCGATATGGTGCAGACGTTGCAGTTAGTGAACTCTGCGGTGGCGCAGGTGCAAACCTCGCTGCCGAATACGGCGAAGTTCGATACTCACCGTCTCACCTTCGCCAGCTTTCCCATTCTGGGCTACAGTCTGACGTCGGATACGGTTCCGCAAACGCAGCTCTGGGAGTTGGCGACCTACGAGCTTAAGCCGCAGATAAACCGTCTCGATGGAGTAGCAACGGTTGTCGTCCAGGGGGGACAGGAGCCGGAATACTTAATCACGCCTGATCCTTCGAAGCTCTTGAGCGCCTCGGTTACAGTGCCGGACATCACCAACGCAGTCGCGAAGACCAACCTTGTCGATTCGCCCGGCCTGATCGAGGACAATCACCAGCTCGTGTTGGGGTTGATCAACGGCCAGGTTCGCAGCCCCGAGGAGCTGGGCCAAATCGTTGTGAAGACCAACCCGGCCGGGATCCCGATTCACATTGGCGATGTGGCTACGGTCACCCACGGCACAAAGCCGAAGTACACGGTAGTGACAGCGAATGGCAAGCCAGCCGTACTGCTCTCGATCAACCGTCAGCCCGACAGCAACACCGTGGTAGTAGCGGACGAAGTGAACGCCAGGGTGGCGGAGCTCAAGAAGACGTTGCCGCCGGGCATCAAGCTGACTCCGTACTACGATCAATCAGGACTGGTAAGGGACTCTATCGGTAGCGTGCGAGACGCGATCCTGATTGGGTTGGTGCTGGCGTCGATTGTCATTGTCGTGTTCCTGCGTGACTGGGGCAGCTCCGCCGTCGCAGGAATGGTGATTCCGATCACCATCGTGATTACTTTCATCGTGCTGAAGGCCATCGGCGAGAGTTTCAATTTGATGACGCTTGGTGGACTGGCAGCCGCCGTCGGACTGGTTATCGACGATGCAATCGTTGTAATCGAGAACATCGTCCTGCATCGAGATCTCGGGCAAGGAAGACTCCAGGCAATCTATAGCGCTCTCAAAGAAGTCACAGCGCCGTTGATTGGATCCACGGTCACGCCAATTGTCGTATTTTTGCCTCTCGTCGCGATTCATGGCGTATATGGCACGTTCTTTCGCGCGCTTGCAGTCACGATGGGCGTGTCATTGTTCACATCGCTCGCGCTGGCGCTCACATGGACACCGAACCTGAGCCAATACTTTGTGAAGCGGAAATCGCAGCACAAAACCGACGAAGTGGCGGCTGCGGAGTGGACCGATCGTGAACGCCTCGAACGTATGATTGAGGCCGAAGAGGCCTCATATGGCAAGCGGTTTCATGCCGTCGTTAATTTCTATGAGCGTTGGCTGCGCCGGGCGCTGGAGCGTCCGTTGTTGCTCGCCGGCCTAAGCGTAGTCCTGATCGTTGTTGCCTACTTCTGCTTTCAAGCTCTTGGATCGGACCTGCTGCCGGCGATGGACGAAGGCGGCTTTATCGTCGATTACATCATGCCGCCGGGAAGCTCGCTCGCCGAGACTAACCGCGTCGTCAACCATGTAGAGCAGATCATACGTGCCGACAAGGACGTGCAAAGCACTTCGCGGCGTACCGGCTTGCAACTTGGACTCGCGGCGGTGACGGAAGCGAATACCGGTGACATCTCCGTGAAGCTGAAGGCGAAACACGAACGCTCTTCTGACGAAGTGATTGCGGACCTTCGCGTCAAGATCAAACAGGAAGAGCCGCAACTGGATACGGAGTTCCCGCAACTTTTGCAGGACATGATCGGAGATCTCACCAGCGCGCCCGAGCCGGTGGTGATCAAGTTATTTAACAACGACGCGGCTCTGTTGGCGAAGACCGGGCCGCAGGTCGCCGATGCAATCTCCAAAATCAAGGGCGTCGTCGACGTCAAGGACGGCGTCGAGAACACCACCAGCGGCCCGGCATTGAATTACCAGATCGATCCTGCGGTGACAGCGCGCGCCGGCTTTAGTCCCGACGAAGTAGCCATCGATGCTTCTGCCATTCTCGAAGGTGAGCCCGCCACGACTCCTGTGGTTGTGAACAACCGCGCCTACACGGTACGGGTTCGGTTCCCGGACGCGAATCGAGCGAATATCGAAGCGATGAAGAATACGCTGCTCGCAAGCTCCGCAGGTCGCACCGCAACGCTTGGTTCATTGGCTACGGTAACGCAAATTCCCGGGCAGACAGAAATTCGCCGTGAGAACCTGCAGCGCGATTTGGAGGTCACTGCTCGATTTGAAGGGATCGATCTGGGAACCGGTATTAACAAAGTGCAAGCCGAAATCGCCAAGCTTCACCTTCCATCTTCGATTCGCATCGAGTACGGCGGGCTTTACGCCGAGCAGCAGCAGACCTTCCACGACTTCGTCTTTGTCTTCGTGATGGCGTTCGCCTTCGTTTTTGCCGTGTTGCTGTTCGAGTTCCGGAGCTTCTCCGCCCCCACCGCCATCCTCGCTTCCGCGCTGCTCTCAACCGCCGGAGTCTTCCTTGCGCTGCTAATCACCGGCACAACGTTTAGCGTTTCCGCGTTCATGGGGCTGATTATGGTCATCGGCATCGTGGCCAAGAACGGAATCCTCCTGCTCGATGCCGAACACGAATTTCGACGCGCGGGATTCTCGCCGGAAGATGCCATGATGCGCGCCGGTAGGCGACGTTTGCGTCCGATCGCCATGACTGCCATTGCGGCCATCGCGGGCATGCTACCCCTCGCCTTCGCCCTCGGCGCAGGATCGGAAATGCTTCAGCCGCTGGCCATTGCCGTAATCGGCGGCATCCTTATTTCGATGGTGCTCTCGCTATTGGTCACGCCTGCCGTGCACTTCTACCTCACCGGACGAAGAGAAGAGGCGGCAACACGATAAGCTTTAGAGTATGCCCATCGAGGTCGTCTTCTTCGACGTAGGCAACACCCTTCTGTTTCCCGATCACGAAAAGACATTAGCTCCGCTGTGGAATCGCGGGATCCGTCCCACCGAGGCGCAGCTCTTCGCC encodes:
- a CDS encoding efflux RND transporter periplasmic adaptor subunit, encoding MATRRLVHSILGFAVLSFLPLAACSKQQAEPQPIVSVQAAPVKQGSISQTVTADAVLYPINQATITPKIAAPVLKTYVTRGSKVRQGQLLVTLENRDLTAAQEENRGNFETVQAQTAIAKQNSIPEELTKAESDTKAAKESLDVQQKLFDSRQNLFNQGAIPRKDLDAAAVTLVQARAQYEQAQKHFDGLKAGGNQYALNSAGGQLVAAEGKYKGAQAQLQYSQIRSPIDGVVTDGPLYPGMLPTVGAPLITVMNLSQMIAKAHIPQNQASLLKKGDDATVKMVGLEDEIKGKVILVSPALDPGSTTVEVWVQAANPKGALKAGSSASLSMVAHTVPDALVVPAEALVTDEGGKKSVMVIGGDGVANKREVETGVQTADSVQIVSGVKPGEQVVSTGAYGLPDKTKVKVEAPAAPGKEGGDEGKDKGEGGSEP
- a CDS encoding efflux RND transporter permease subunit translates to MATKITPIDEVQRLPVPLPDYWFSRFSKPLIFLIIALAIMGAYLAFTIPVAVFPEVNFPRIIIGIDNGVMPIDQMMVTITRPVEDAVNSVPGLQRVNSITSRGSAEIDLFFNWNVDMVQTLQLVNSAVAQVQTSLPNTAKFDTHRLTFASFPILGYSLTSDTVPQTQLWELATYELKPQINRLDGVATVVVQGGQEPEYLITPDPSKLLSASVTVPDITNAVAKTNLVDSPGLIEDNHQLVLGLINGQVRSPEELGQIVVKTNPAGIPIHIGDVATVTHGTKPKYTVVTANGKPAVLLSINRQPDSNTVVVADEVNARVAELKKTLPPGIKLTPYYDQSGLVRDSIGSVRDAILIGLVLASIVIVVFLRDWGSSAVAGMVIPITIVITFIVLKAIGESFNLMTLGGLAAAVGLVIDDAIVVIENIVLHRDLGQGRLQAIYSALKEVTAPLIGSTVTPIVVFLPLVAIHGVYGTFFRALAVTMGVSLFTSLALALTWTPNLSQYFVKRKSQHKTDEVAAAEWTDRERLERMIEAEEASYGKRFHAVVNFYERWLRRALERPLLLAGLSVVLIVVAYFCFQALGSDLLPAMDEGGFIVDYIMPPGSSLAETNRVVNHVEQIIRADKDVQSTSRRTGLQLGLAAVTEANTGDISVKLKAKHERSSDEVIADLRVKIKQEEPQLDTEFPQLLQDMIGDLTSAPEPVVIKLFNNDAALLAKTGPQVADAISKIKGVVDVKDGVENTTSGPALNYQIDPAVTARAGFSPDEVAIDASAILEGEPATTPVVVNNRAYTVRVRFPDANRANIEAMKNTLLASSAGRTATLGSLATVTQIPGQTEIRRENLQRDLEVTARFEGIDLGTGINKVQAEIAKLHLPSSIRIEYGGLYAEQQQTFHDFVFVFVMAFAFVFAVLLFEFRSFSAPTAILASALLSTAGVFLALLITGTTFSVSAFMGLIMVIGIVAKNGILLLDAEHEFRRAGFSPEDAMMRAGRRRLRPIAMTAIAAIAGMLPLAFALGAGSEMLQPLAIAVIGGILISMVLSLLVTPAVHFYLTGRREEAATR